The Musa acuminata AAA Group cultivar baxijiao chromosome BXJ1-8, Cavendish_Baxijiao_AAA, whole genome shotgun sequence genomic sequence TGGTCAGATTCTACATTTATTTTAAGCCAACAGGTGGTGATCCAAGTTAGAGCAAACAACGTAGCCAAGGAAAAATGTCATATGACTTGACCTCGGGGTCATGAACAATAATGTCCTGACCATTTTCTCCTCCTAATGTACATTCAGGTCTGCGAAATGTCGATAGAGCAGCCAAAGCAGCAATATTGGCAGCATCGATGAGATTCCTAAATTATCAGAAAGAGACGATTCAGATTATCAACAACAAACAGATGTTAAAAAGGAAGTTCAAACAAGAACATTTATTACCCTCCATTATCAAGAATATGGAGATCCACACGAATGGACCACACTGATTTCCCTGCAACAACACATAATGACTCCATATCCACAGCCCTACTTTCCCTGTGATAATTTTACAGGTCATCAGAAAATGCTAGATAAGTTGAATGATGCATGACCGAAGGATCAATAATTTCTCTGCCTCAGTAACAAGCATATAAGTTTATAAAATATATGAAGGTAAGATCTTGACTATGTGTTGGCACATGAAACATGGAACAACTATATTATAAAAAGAACTAACCGAAGACCACGATCCACAACACGACCAAGTTCGATAGCAGATTCACCAGGGCGCCCTGCCTCAAAAGAAGGATCAGCCATGGGTGAAAATTCAGTAAATATAGAAAGAGTCCCTTCGTTTGGTCTATCTCGATAAGGTTGCACCAGCTGAGAAGTCACAAAGCCTATAACATGAGTCTGACCTAGTTGCACCTCTGAAGAACCATCTTCTCtgttgatgaaaaaaaaaacacactttATAATACAATTATccgaagtcaatattttttagtgTTGCTAAATGCATATTGGAACATGAGCTTTCATCTTGCAAATGAAACAACAATCAAACAATTACTTAAAACTTACATAAGGGAGTGATGTGATATACCGCAACACAATATCTATTAAGCACAATACAGACAAATCATCTGGATATGAGGTTGTTCTCTACGCATTGGTATATGTATGTTGATCAATACAAGCAAAGTCAATGCTGAAAGCAGCAATATCCTTAAATTTAGAATAGCTTGGAACATGAGCTTTCATCTTGCTGTTGTTTAAACATACCGTGGTTTGCTGTTTGATTCAGGGATGTCGAAAGCATAACACACTTGGTGTACCAATATACCAATATCCCACTCATAAAGATGACGCACATTAGAACATGTGCTTTAATCTTGCTTTTGTTTGATTCTATGCGTCTGCTGTCTTACATTCGCTATGATACTTATGTCGAGGCTACACATAATACCAAATATCGAACCTTAAAACATCAttaatagaacaaaatcatcaggcACAGACTGATCAATTAACATCCAAAATCCAACATTTCTCAAAATTCGTGGAGCCAACTCCTTGATAACACGTCGGCTGCAACTCAAGGTCCATTCTTTGCATTGCCAAGAGTAAGATACAGCATCATGTATCATGACAACGCAATATAATAAACTAAAGTAATCCACAATCAAAGAACATCGTAACAAGCGACAGTGCAGCTAATCCAAAGACGT encodes the following:
- the LOC135587805 gene encoding exosome complex component RRP45B-like isoform X3 encodes the protein MEQRLASTWRMTVNERKFVETALASDLRVDGRRPFDYRRLTIKFGREDGSSEVQLGQTHVIGFVTSQLVQPYRDRPNEGTLSIFTEFSPMADPSFEAGRPGESAIELGRVVDRGLRESRAVDMESLCVVAGKSVWSIRVDLHILDNGGNLIDAANIAALAALSTFRRPECTLGGENGQDIIVHDPEVMEPLTLIIHHLPIAVTFAFFSEGNIMVIDPTHKEEVVMGGRMTATVNSNGDVCAVQKAGGEGVTPNMIMQCLRIASVKAADITSRDIQY